AAAATTGTATTATTTGGCAGAGTCTTGCCTGTTAAAAGCAACTCTGCAACTTTGCAGGAAAACTTTGCGGCAATTTCAAAAAATCTGGCGCTTTTCTCAGCCACTGAAACTGCAATAGCAGGAATATTATGCATTGCCGCCTCGAGAGCGGCAGATACCGTTCCAGAATAAAAAATATCTTCTGCAACATTTGCCCCATGGTTAATTCCAGAAATAACGAGGTCAGGCTTTTTATCAAGGATTTTTCTCAATGCTATATAAATGCAGTCCGCAGGCGTGCCATCGATGCTATAGATATTCTTTTTTATTTTTTTATATTCAGGCATCCTATCAATAGTCAAAGAATGCGAGCTTGCGCTTCTTTCTTTATCAGGCGCGGCAACGATTACATCAAACTTTTTTATAAGTTCAGAATAGAGGGTATTCAATCCTTTTGCCTCGATTCCATCATCATTGCATATCAAAATCAGTGCCATCATCTACACTCCTTAAAGCTCAATAAAAAAATCGGGGCGACTGGATTTGAACCAGCGACCCCTTGCACCCCATGCAAGTGCGCTACCAGGCTGCGCCACGCCCCGATTCGCACATCTATCAAAACTTTGATTTATACTTCAAATAAAGAGTTTTCAACTCAGCTCTCTAAGAAGGTTTTTTAATTCTTTTTTTACACGAATTAAAACTTCCTTTGAATCTGCCGCCGGTTTTCTTCCCTTTCCAAATTCCTTAGCCAATCTCTTTTGAGCTCCAGCTATAGTATATTTTTCTTCATATAACAGTTCTTTTATTCTCAATATGATCTCCAAATCTCTGCGCGTATAAACTCTTTGACCTGTCCTGTTTTTTCCGGGATTCAAACATTTGAACTCATTTTCCCAAAACCGTAAAACATGCGGGGGCAAACCAGCTATT
The nucleotide sequence above comes from Candidatus Schekmanbacteria bacterium. Encoded proteins:
- the surE gene encoding 5'/3'-nucleotidase SurE, with product MMALILICNDDGIEAKGLNTLYSELIKKFDVIVAAPDKERSASSHSLTIDRMPEYKKIKKNIYSIDGTPADCIYIALRKILDKKPDLVISGINHGANVAEDIFYSGTVSAALEAAMHNIPAIAVSVAEKSARFFEIAAKFSCKVAELLLTGKTLPNNTILNINVPNLPAELIEGVRITIQGRRNSSNSPFSSIMKDDKRALSGREAAQFTDYVALSNNMISITPLSTDLTNYSFVDELLEWDLKI
- a CDS encoding MerR family transcriptional regulator, whose product is MKKRIPDKLFYKIGETSEIAGLPPHVLRFWENEFKCLNPGKNRTGQRVYTRRDLEIILRIKELLYEEKYTIAGAQKRLAKEFGKGRKPAADSKEVLIRVKKELKNLLRELS